TCTAATGAGTCTTTTAATTTAAATCTATAAAAGATTTATTGATTTATGCATCCTTATCGAACTTGCTTAGGTTAGGGCCTGCAACCAAACCAACTAGAGCAAAAAGGACTAAAGAGAGGACCCCAACAGCAGCTGCATAAGGATTGAAACCACCTAAAGAAAAGGAAGCTAATAAATTCATGATTTAAAAAACGAAATATCTTGGAGTTAAGCATACAGAATATTTGAGGAAAATATACCTATATTGAGACATTTCTTCGTAATTATGAAAATATTTAGCTAAATCCTTTATTACCAACACACAAATTTTTTATTTTTTATTTTATTATCAAGGTAGATATCATAGCTTTTAATTGCATATTTTAAGACAATTAACACTAATTTTACCTAATGAATTCTAACTATACCTTTATTTATGATGGAGAATGTCCATTTTGCAATCATTTTGCAGAGCTCCTGGAAATCAAAAGCAATGTAAATAATATTAAAATTCTTGATGGTCGTAAGAATTTAACCCTAATTAAATCTCTATTAGAAAAAGGTTATGACATTGATAAAGGGGCTATTCTCCTCCAAGATAAAGATATCTTTCATGGGGCAGAGGCAATAAATACTATTTGCAAACAGATACATAATCCTTCAAGTAGCTTACTTTATTTACTTTCCAGAGCATTCAAATCAACTAAACGAACAAATATAATATTTCCTTTACTTGTTAGGGCGAGAAGATTTGCACTGATATCAAAAGGTGTATCAACATCTCTAGTTTAAAAAATAAATAATTTCTTAAAAATAAATAACATATTTATAAGCTTCTTTATCAAAAAATGATAATTAATTATTTATTAGCTAGAACTAAGTGGTACCACAAAATATTAATGATAGAGAACTTCAATCCCTTTATTTCATTAGGCGGTGATAACCAAAAAGTTAATCATATGGCTGAGGCGGCACTCGAGATGAATTTAACATGCAATGATTTAAAGAAGGATTTAAATTTAACTGATGGAGATGTAGTTGATATGTTGCAACTAGTTATGGATAGTTTTAAAAATAGTAATAAACCGTAAATCATTATCATTAATTTTTATATTTCTAATTTTTTTAATGAAAACAATCCAAATTGAGTTTTCAAAATATGAATCAGTTAACTTTTTATGGCCTGAATTAATAGAAGATTACGGTTTTGATAAAGCAAAAAAAATAGTTGCTCAGGCAATTGACTTACAAAAAATGAATGGCACGAAAAATAGCACCATTCCAATCATCTTTTCAGGAACAGGGGGATTAGCTTTAATACCCACACAAATGTTAGAAAAAGATGATTTTAAAATTAATTATAAAGATAACCAAGTTTTAATATTTAATCTAAAAAGAAAGTCATTTCAAATATTAAATGAAGCAAACTAATCTAGATTAGTAACTTCTCGATAAAGCCAAAATTAACTTATAGTCTAATAAAACAATTTAGAGATAATGACTTTTGAAGCAACCTACCTTGGATCAAATGGTTGGTTTATAAAATTAAACAATACCAATGTAATTATTGATCCATGGCTTAAAGGAGATTTAATATTTCCACCAGGAGAATGGTTTTTCAAAGGATCATTAGAGCAAGAAATTTCAATAGATAAAAACATAGATATCATTTTATTAACCCAAGGATTACCTGACCACTGTCATATTCCAACATTAAAAATGTTTAGAAAGGATATTCCCATAATTTGCCCTAAAAGTGCTAGTGGAATATTAGAAAAAATAGGTTTTAATTCAATCAAAATTCTTAAGCCAACTGAAAAAACTCATCAATTTAATATAAGTTTTGAAGCAACTGCCGGAGCTCCAGTCCCACAAATAGAAAACGGATATATTGTTAGAGATGATGAAGATAATTGCTTTTATATAGAACCACATGGATATCTTGATGAAAATTTAGACAACCAAAAACTGGATGCAGTCATAACTCCTACAAAAAATTTAGAATTACCCCTAGTAGGTTCTTTTGTAAAAGGTGCTGATGTAATACCCAAGTTGATTAAAAAATTTAACCCGAAATTTATACTTTCAAGTACAGTTGGTGGAAATGCAAAATATTCAGGTTTTTTAAATAATTTTATTTCCGTGGAGGAAAAGAAAGAAGAATTAAATTGTAATCTTATAGATTTAGAGAGTATGCAATCTATTATGATTTAAATTGGTCATAAGAACTCTTCAATTTTGTCATTTAGAATCAAAGTAAACTCAACTTAATAAGGAGTCCAAGAAATTAATTCATTTTTTTTCACCTCAATACTTTTATTGGTTTTAAATACTAGTTATTTATGCGACAATTCAAAGCTTGATCTTGTCATAAGAAATAATATTAATGGTGACTTTACAATAATAAAAAAGATATCTGAGATAAAGCCAGGAGCATTTATAAATATTAATTGGAATAAAAAAAATCTTATGCTTCCTTATTCTCTAAGGAAAGATTACATTTCATTTACAGATAGAAAATGGGACTTTCGGTACCAATTAAATAAAGATGGTTCCACAAATATTAATAATCCTTCCTTATATGAATTACTTCCTTCTGGGGAAATAGAAACACATTTTTGTGAATAATATTATAGAAGTTCAAACTTATAATTTAAAGATAAGTATCTTAGATCATTCCATTTCTAAATTCTTAATTAAAGATGAACAAAATTAAAAATCAAAAAAATATCTCAAGATTTGTAAAACTTAATGATTATAAAGTATTTGATTATGAAATACCTGTAGTTTTTTTGAACTTCATAATTAAGAAAAGTGCTGTTTATGTTACAACGAATCTGAAATTGATAAAAAGAAATAAGATTACCAAACATCTTATTCTTGCAGGTAAAGATATATTTATTAAAAAAATCTATATAGATGACTCTCTTTTAGAAGAGGAATACTATACACAGCAAAAGAATAGTTTAATAATTAGAAATATAAATAAAGATAGTTTTACATTAAAAATAGAAGGAATAATTAAACCAAAGGAAAATACATCACTTTTAGGAATGTATGAGAGTAATGGGATAATAACTACGCAATGCGAGGCAGAAGGATTTAGAAGAATAAGTTATCACGCTGACAGGCCTGACATCCTAAGCAAATACACCGTGAGAATTGAAGCTGACAAGAATGATTATCCTGTCTTACTTTCAAATGGTAATGTCGTAAAAGAAAATAATCTTAAAAATAATCGACATGAAATAATTTGGGAAGACCCATATCCGAAACCCTCATATCT
The window above is part of the Prochlorococcus marinus CUG1415 genome. Proteins encoded here:
- a CDS encoding MBL fold metallo-hydrolase, which codes for MTFEATYLGSNGWFIKLNNTNVIIDPWLKGDLIFPPGEWFFKGSLEQEISIDKNIDIILLTQGLPDHCHIPTLKMFRKDIPIICPKSASGILEKIGFNSIKILKPTEKTHQFNISFEATAGAPVPQIENGYIVRDDEDNCFYIEPHGYLDENLDNQKLDAVITPTKNLELPLVGSFVKGADVIPKLIKKFNPKFILSSTVGGNAKYSGFLNNFISVEEKKEELNCNLIDLESMQSIMI
- a CDS encoding DCC1-like thiol-disulfide oxidoreductase family protein; the protein is MNSNYTFIYDGECPFCNHFAELLEIKSNVNNIKILDGRKNLTLIKSLLEKGYDIDKGAILLQDKDIFHGAEAINTICKQIHNPSSSLLYLLSRAFKSTKRTNIIFPLLVRARRFALISKGVSTSLV